From Acidimicrobiales bacterium, one genomic window encodes:
- a CDS encoding amidohydrolase family protein, whose translation MKIVDTQWHEPAPVSEWQPDDVETRRALLTELLFANMNAVGVDAVLIFPLEDRGWPMSLAAAHPDRFAWVPMVTAADAPGDPDLPIRPDAPDLEDQIAALAEDPGCAAVRILAAFFEEEVVRHKAGGNERALAACEKYGLPVYFFCSGEPELAAPVAEKYPDLTMVIDHLGVRQPPLEEPDDPWYAKFPDVLALAKYPKVTVKLAGSPVFSKTGWPYRDTWPQIREVVDAFGADRVMWASDASRFSGRIGWSMRVEEAMVPYPGKHNYAESLSFVRDTDLLSDEEKGWVLGGSSTKWLNWPADGGA comes from the coding sequence GTGAAGATCGTGGACACGCAGTGGCACGAGCCGGCCCCGGTGAGCGAGTGGCAGCCGGACGATGTCGAGACCCGCAGGGCGCTGCTCACCGAGTTGCTCTTCGCCAACATGAACGCGGTCGGCGTGGACGCGGTGCTCATCTTCCCACTCGAGGACCGGGGCTGGCCGATGTCGCTCGCCGCGGCACACCCGGACCGCTTCGCGTGGGTGCCGATGGTCACCGCCGCCGATGCGCCCGGTGACCCCGATCTGCCGATCAGGCCCGACGCGCCCGACCTCGAGGACCAGATCGCGGCTCTCGCAGAGGATCCGGGGTGTGCGGCGGTGCGGATCCTCGCGGCGTTCTTCGAGGAGGAGGTCGTCCGCCACAAGGCCGGTGGCAACGAGCGCGCGCTCGCCGCCTGCGAGAAGTACGGCCTACCCGTCTACTTCTTCTGCTCGGGGGAACCGGAACTCGCCGCGCCGGTGGCCGAGAAGTACCCGGACCTCACGATGGTCATCGACCATCTCGGGGTCCGCCAGCCTCCCCTCGAGGAGCCCGACGACCCCTGGTACGCGAAGTTCCCCGATGTCCTGGCCCTCGCGAAGTATCCGAAGGTGACTGTGAAGCTCGCCGGGTCGCCGGTGTTCTCCAAGACCGGGTGGCCCTACCGCGACACCTGGCCCCAGATCCGTGAGGTGGTCGACGCGTTCGGCGCCGACCGGGTCATGTGGGCCTCCGACGCGTCGCGGTTCTCGGGGCGGATCGGTTGGTCCATGCGCGTCGAGGAGGCGATGGTCCCGTACCCGGGCAAGCACAACTACGCAGAGTCGTTGTCGTTCGTGCGCGACACAGACCTGTTGAGTGACGAGGAGAAGGGCTGGGTTCTCGGGGGGTCGTCCACGAAGTGGCTGAACTGGCCCGCCGATGGCGGAGCCTGA
- a CDS encoding aldolase/citrate lyase family protein yields MSLNPFLDAVRAGTHPIQAWVWNPSPLSTEIIARSGFDSIGFDLQHGAVDFSDLYSLFAIASAHGVTPMVRIPSNDPGWISRVLDAGAYGVICPDVRSAAEAEAFVRACRYAPEGERGFGPVRPAMGAPGSRAVSTGYDMAAQNAAVMVIVQIESPEGLAAVGEIVAVAGVDGVFPGPVDYSVLTTGEVLFDYGDERLGPPMKAIVDACHDAGKFVGLPAIVPEHVGLFMEMGVDWIQIGNDVAWITAAARQTVASAREAIAAAGS; encoded by the coding sequence GTGTCGCTCAATCCTTTCCTCGACGCCGTGCGGGCCGGGACCCATCCGATTCAGGCGTGGGTGTGGAACCCCTCTCCGCTGTCCACGGAGATCATCGCCCGGTCGGGGTTCGATTCGATCGGCTTCGACCTCCAACACGGCGCGGTCGACTTCTCGGACCTCTACTCGCTGTTCGCGATCGCCTCGGCCCACGGGGTCACGCCGATGGTGCGGATCCCTTCCAACGACCCGGGTTGGATCTCCCGGGTCCTCGACGCCGGGGCCTACGGGGTGATCTGCCCCGACGTCCGCTCGGCGGCCGAGGCCGAGGCGTTCGTGCGGGCCTGCCGTTATGCGCCCGAGGGGGAGCGGGGCTTCGGGCCGGTCCGTCCGGCGATGGGCGCGCCCGGTTCGCGGGCCGTCTCCACCGGCTACGACATGGCCGCCCAGAACGCCGCCGTGATGGTCATCGTCCAGATCGAGTCACCTGAGGGTCTCGCTGCGGTCGGCGAGATCGTCGCGGTGGCCGGGGTGGACGGCGTGTTCCCGGGGCCGGTCGACTACTCGGTGCTCACGACCGGTGAGGTCCTCTTCGACTACGGCGACGAGCGTCTCGGCCCACCGATGAAGGCCATCGTCGACGCGTGCCACGATGCGGGGAAGTTCGTCGGTCTGCCTGCGATCGTGCCGGAGCACGTCGGGCTGTTCATGGAGATGGGTGTGGACTGGATCCAGATCGGTAACGACGTCGCGTGGATCACCGCGGCCGCCCGTCAGACGGTTGCGTCCGCCCGGGAGGCGATCGCCGCAGCCGGGAGTTGA
- a CDS encoding AbrB family transcriptional regulator — MNMLQTMAVALVGAAVFELLRVPAGALIGSLVGVAAYNIAVTAGAATLPGWSRFVAFAVLGWLIGQSMTRETLVSLRADLWSITVIVGSLMAVSAVVAIVLTRTGVLDGTTAFLASSPGGLSQMTALGNALDADVAYVATVHLTRVVLVLLSAPLVARLVDAA; from the coding sequence ATGAACATGCTCCAGACGATGGCGGTCGCCCTGGTGGGAGCAGCGGTCTTCGAGCTGTTGAGGGTTCCCGCGGGCGCGCTCATCGGATCACTCGTCGGAGTCGCTGCGTACAACATCGCCGTCACGGCCGGGGCGGCGACGCTCCCGGGTTGGTCGCGGTTCGTCGCGTTTGCCGTGCTCGGTTGGTTGATCGGTCAGTCGATGACCCGCGAGACGCTCGTGAGCCTGCGAGCGGATCTGTGGAGCATCACCGTGATCGTCGGTTCGCTGATGGCTGTGAGTGCCGTTGTTGCGATCGTGTTGACGCGTACGGGTGTTCTCGACGGGACCACCGCCTTTCTGGCGTCGTCTCCGGGTGGGTTGTCCCAGATGACGGCGCTCGGCAACGCGCTCGACGCCGATGTCGCCTATGTCGCCACCGTGCACCTGACCCGGGTCGTGCTGGTCCTGCTGTCGGCGCCGCTTGTCGCGCGTCTTGTCGACGCGGCCTAG
- a CDS encoding DMT family transporter, whose protein sequence is MAAPTAETAEQTRARHLGVLGVFIGFIGFATSAPLVAGSDLEGLAVGVWRAAIACAGFALLSAAFGKLSWQAFRLTAAPGLSFGIATGLFFEAAQRTSVANATLIAAMQPVATVVAARFVFGERVGIGDAGWVLTALGGGTFMILVADSGGTADFTGDLIAVSSIAFTLGYFVMSRKARQSVDTVPFMMGLMFWAGIVLLPMALIAGQDLTPGDGTEWLRLVAVAALPGGGHLLINNAHRFVPFLVIGVLQLLLPVFSTLFAWWFLDQTINAGQALGMAIVIGALTAHAVYRSRLTPVGA, encoded by the coding sequence GTGGCCGCACCCACCGCCGAGACCGCCGAGCAGACCAGAGCCCGACATCTCGGCGTCCTCGGAGTGTTCATCGGATTCATCGGCTTCGCCACGAGCGCCCCACTGGTGGCCGGGTCGGACCTCGAAGGCCTCGCAGTCGGGGTATGGCGCGCGGCAATCGCCTGCGCAGGCTTCGCGCTCCTCTCGGCCGCGTTCGGCAAGCTCAGCTGGCAGGCCTTCCGCCTGACCGCCGCTCCCGGCCTGTCCTTCGGCATCGCCACCGGACTGTTCTTCGAAGCCGCCCAACGCACCAGCGTGGCCAACGCGACCCTCATCGCCGCCATGCAACCCGTCGCCACGGTCGTCGCCGCACGTTTCGTCTTCGGCGAGCGGGTCGGAATCGGCGACGCCGGATGGGTACTCACCGCGCTCGGCGGCGGGACGTTCATGATCCTCGTCGCCGACTCCGGCGGCACGGCCGACTTCACCGGCGACCTCATAGCCGTGTCGTCGATCGCCTTCACGCTCGGCTACTTCGTCATGAGCCGCAAGGCGCGCCAGAGCGTCGACACGGTCCCGTTCATGATGGGGCTGATGTTCTGGGCGGGGATCGTGCTCCTACCCATGGCACTCATCGCAGGCCAGGACCTCACACCCGGCGACGGCACGGAATGGTTGCGTCTGGTCGCAGTCGCAGCACTCCCCGGCGGCGGGCACCTGCTGATCAACAACGCCCACCGCTTCGTGCCGTTCCTGGTGATAGGCGTGCTGCAGTTGCTGCTACCGGTGTTCTCCACGTTGTTCGCCTGGTGGTTCCTCGACCAGACCATCAACGCGGGTCAGGCACTGGGCATGGCGATCGTCATCGGCGCCCTCACCGCCCACGCCGTCTACCGCTCACGCCTCACGCCGGTCGGAGCCTGA
- a CDS encoding acyl-CoA dehydrogenase family protein: MIERNLYDDDHERFRGSVRTFLDQRVGPVYEDWIDAGRPDRDLWYWAAELGLLGIMVPTEYGGAGVESFKFNAVFTEEASSHGYALGGLRVQVDMALPYLLAYCTEDQKRELLPKFVSGDLAVALAMTEPDAGSDLGGISTSARRDGDHYVVNGAKTMISSGLLADLFLLVVRTDPHSRRDGLSILLVDATTEGVERGRNLRKIGLQAQDLAELFFNDVVVPVDRILGEENAGFTYLTSNLPQERLSISIASQAAASAAVAMTVDHVKNREAFGRPISAFQNTRFELASCSTEVAAGQAIVDQAIEALDAGTLTPADAARVKLFITEMQGRVVDRCLQLFGGYGYLTEYPIARLYSDARVTRLYGGSSEVMRLIIARDLGL; encoded by the coding sequence ATGATCGAGCGCAACCTCTACGACGACGACCACGAGCGGTTCCGCGGGTCGGTGCGGACCTTCCTCGATCAGCGGGTGGGGCCCGTCTACGAGGACTGGATCGACGCGGGGAGACCCGACCGCGACCTCTGGTACTGGGCAGCGGAGCTAGGTCTTCTCGGGATCATGGTCCCCACGGAGTACGGCGGTGCGGGCGTCGAGAGCTTCAAGTTCAACGCCGTGTTCACCGAGGAGGCGAGTTCGCACGGATACGCACTCGGCGGCCTGAGAGTGCAGGTCGACATGGCGCTCCCGTACCTTCTCGCCTACTGCACCGAGGACCAGAAGCGGGAGCTCCTGCCGAAGTTCGTGTCGGGCGATCTAGCTGTCGCCCTGGCGATGACCGAGCCCGACGCAGGCTCTGATCTCGGCGGCATCTCGACATCGGCCCGCCGCGACGGTGACCACTACGTTGTCAACGGCGCGAAGACGATGATCTCGAGTGGACTTCTCGCCGACCTCTTCCTGCTCGTGGTGCGCACCGATCCCCACAGCCGCCGCGACGGGCTGAGCATCCTCCTGGTCGACGCGACGACAGAGGGCGTAGAACGGGGTAGGAACCTCCGCAAGATCGGCCTGCAGGCGCAGGACCTCGCGGAGCTGTTCTTCAACGACGTCGTCGTACCGGTCGACCGCATCCTCGGCGAGGAGAACGCAGGGTTCACCTACCTGACCTCGAACCTCCCCCAGGAGCGTCTCTCCATCTCGATCGCGTCACAGGCTGCGGCGTCTGCAGCGGTCGCCATGACCGTCGACCACGTGAAGAACCGGGAGGCGTTCGGGCGACCCATCTCGGCGTTCCAGAACACGCGTTTCGAGCTCGCGTCCTGCTCGACTGAGGTCGCCGCCGGCCAGGCCATCGTCGATCAGGCGATCGAAGCGCTCGACGCCGGGACTCTCACTCCCGCCGATGCCGCGCGGGTCAAGCTGTTCATCACCGAAATGCAGGGACGGGTCGTCGATCGTTGCCTCCAACTGTTCGGAGGGTACGGGTACCTCACCGAGTACCCGATCGCACGCCTGTACTCGGATGCGCGGGTCACCCGCCTCTACGGAGGGAGCAGCGAGGTCATGCGCCTCATAATCGCTCGCGACCTCGGCCTCTGA
- a CDS encoding FadR/GntR family transcriptional regulator, producing MTETAGPRQGLERPKKTAILVAERIVEFITSGGYSVGDHLPPEREMIETYAVGRPTLREALRYLELQGIIRLKPGPGGGPVVTEPGGQYLGSTITLLLHVNHAPFRAVVEVREAIEPHSAALAALNATDEQRVQLQQSVEAIRDVHADPGAFLAENERWHELVATSSQNMLFAFLVSSLHGMTDGSALGVHYPLAERAQACDIHDQITTAILASDPDLAAELMRTHVANFRAFLEEEYRHLMDVPLPWRHVD from the coding sequence GTGACCGAGACGGCGGGACCCCGCCAAGGCCTCGAACGACCGAAGAAGACGGCGATCCTCGTGGCGGAGCGGATCGTAGAGTTCATCACGTCCGGGGGCTACTCCGTCGGTGATCACCTCCCACCGGAACGGGAGATGATCGAGACCTACGCTGTGGGACGCCCCACGCTGCGAGAAGCCCTGCGCTATCTCGAGCTCCAGGGGATCATTCGGCTCAAGCCCGGGCCCGGCGGCGGCCCGGTCGTGACCGAGCCGGGCGGCCAGTACCTCGGCAGCACCATCACGCTGCTGCTGCACGTGAATCATGCACCGTTTCGAGCAGTCGTCGAGGTGCGCGAAGCGATCGAACCACACTCCGCGGCACTGGCCGCTCTCAACGCAACCGATGAGCAACGGGTCCAGTTGCAGCAGTCCGTCGAAGCGATCCGCGACGTCCACGCCGATCCGGGCGCCTTCCTCGCCGAGAACGAACGCTGGCACGAACTCGTCGCGACCAGCTCACAGAACATGTTGTTCGCATTCCTCGTCTCATCTCTGCACGGCATGACAGATGGAAGCGCCCTCGGCGTTCACTACCCCCTCGCCGAACGCGCCCAGGCCTGCGACATCCACGACCAGATCACGACCGCGATCCTGGCGTCGGATCCGGACTTGGCAGCCGAGCTGATGCGGACCCACGTGGCCAACTTCCGGGCCTTCCTCGAAGAGGAGTACCGACACCTCATGGACGTACCACTCCCCTGGCGTCACGTCGACTGA
- a CDS encoding 2-dehydropantoate 2-reductase — protein MTKIVIVGCGAIGSTILGYMTRGDRDILGVDRWSQHIWQSQDDGFHMESVSERFDVRPRIGHLDDAPAGEFDVAVVAVKGYDSVWAAPFAASRLRPGGILISAQNGLHEPAMIDQFGSQVVGCVVPMAVELFHPGKPRRTSGDEWTSLIFGELSPGSSRERPDQLAELFNPLGPTEATDDIWAELWGKFTLNVMSNAVGGLADLTTLHLWTEPRSVDCIVALGHEVARVAEAEGQAPTPVLKSISHRLLMDAADSTTGAWDEVSTTLHALGESRAGARENLPSLLQDLRKERRTEIDYLNGVVVEKARHHGIPVPVNEKVVEIVHEIERGHRPRGADALDELHTIVADAYMP, from the coding sequence ATGACCAAGATCGTCATAGTGGGATGCGGAGCGATCGGTTCCACGATTCTGGGGTACATGACACGCGGAGACCGCGACATACTCGGCGTCGACCGGTGGTCACAACACATCTGGCAGAGCCAGGACGACGGCTTCCACATGGAGTCGGTCAGTGAGCGCTTCGACGTGCGACCTCGCATCGGCCACCTCGACGATGCCCCGGCAGGAGAGTTCGACGTCGCCGTGGTCGCCGTCAAGGGCTACGACTCGGTCTGGGCGGCCCCGTTCGCCGCGAGCAGGCTGCGCCCCGGTGGAATTCTCATCTCCGCCCAGAACGGACTCCACGAACCGGCGATGATCGACCAGTTCGGGTCACAGGTGGTCGGCTGTGTGGTCCCGATGGCTGTGGAGCTGTTCCATCCCGGTAAACCGCGCCGAACCAGCGGCGACGAGTGGACGTCGCTCATCTTCGGAGAGCTCTCTCCCGGCTCGTCCCGCGAGCGCCCGGATCAACTCGCCGAGCTGTTCAACCCGCTCGGGCCCACTGAGGCGACCGACGACATCTGGGCGGAGCTGTGGGGAAAGTTCACCCTGAACGTGATGTCCAACGCCGTCGGCGGCCTCGCCGACCTGACCACGCTGCACCTGTGGACGGAGCCTCGGTCCGTCGACTGCATCGTCGCTCTGGGCCACGAGGTCGCTCGTGTGGCCGAGGCCGAGGGTCAAGCACCGACGCCGGTACTGAAGTCCATCAGCCACCGACTGCTGATGGACGCCGCCGATTCGACGACGGGCGCATGGGATGAGGTCTCCACGACACTTCACGCTCTCGGAGAGAGCCGGGCCGGAGCACGCGAGAACCTCCCCTCGCTGCTTCAGGATCTCCGCAAGGAACGGCGCACCGAGATCGACTACCTCAACGGGGTCGTCGTCGAGAAGGCGCGTCACCACGGGATCCCGGTTCCCGTCAACGAGAAGGTGGTCGAGATCGTCCACGAGATCGAGCGAGGACACCGACCACGAGGTGCCGACGCACTCGACGAACTGCATACCATCGTCGCCGATGCCTACATGCCCTGA
- a CDS encoding ABC transporter substrate-binding protein, giving the protein MLKQLRGPTRLLLSLLVIMSLFAAACGDDDDTSAGDDGATTDDGTNSDDGTTTDDGTNSDDGTEEPAETVTVTIGLMEDLSGPIEPFGRKVVNGAVLAVEQFNASQDAIIVETVEEDTASDQANAGPSMRQLAGDDSVLAVLGPTATTAIPIASPLAEEIGLTVLAPTSTGALEDGVLNEWMFRVAPITGPSFPVAVGEMKDLLGFETVGIFYDPSNASSQGEVDLLNANAEALGYEIVGTETAEAGQTDLSGVVSNLAGENPDAIWISHADIAVMSAFMIQARERGIEADFIGAAPFTNAEIFELAGDAGEGSTTFVPFLASNPEVADFVAAYEERWGEAPDVFAAEGYAGTQVLLNAIANAAELTRAAVRDAVAATAGLQTVIGSVTYGGSQDNTTPELVVVRVEGGQFVAVG; this is encoded by the coding sequence ATGCTGAAGCAACTTCGCGGACCGACACGACTCCTGTTGTCGCTCCTTGTGATCATGAGCCTCTTCGCCGCCGCATGCGGTGACGACGACGACACATCCGCCGGTGACGACGGCGCAACCACAGACGACGGAACCAACTCTGACGACGGAACAACCACAGACGACGGAACCAACTCTGACGACGGAACCGAGGAGCCCGCCGAGACGGTGACCGTCACGATCGGTCTCATGGAGGACCTCAGCGGCCCGATCGAGCCGTTCGGCCGCAAGGTCGTGAACGGCGCGGTGCTCGCTGTGGAGCAGTTCAACGCATCCCAGGACGCGATCATCGTGGAGACCGTCGAGGAGGATACCGCCAGCGACCAGGCCAATGCTGGCCCATCGATGCGCCAGCTCGCAGGAGATGACAGCGTGCTGGCGGTTCTCGGACCGACAGCGACGACAGCCATCCCGATCGCGAGCCCGCTCGCCGAGGAGATCGGGCTCACGGTTCTCGCTCCGACGTCGACCGGAGCACTCGAAGATGGCGTTCTGAACGAGTGGATGTTCCGGGTCGCGCCCATCACGGGACCATCATTCCCTGTCGCCGTCGGCGAGATGAAGGATCTACTCGGCTTCGAGACCGTCGGGATCTTCTACGACCCGTCCAACGCTTCATCGCAGGGCGAGGTGGATCTCCTCAACGCGAACGCGGAAGCCCTCGGGTACGAGATAGTCGGCACTGAGACCGCGGAAGCCGGCCAGACGGACCTCTCCGGTGTCGTCTCGAACCTGGCGGGCGAGAACCCCGACGCGATCTGGATCAGCCACGCCGACATCGCCGTGATGTCAGCATTCATGATCCAGGCGCGGGAGCGGGGAATCGAGGCCGACTTCATCGGTGCTGCGCCCTTCACCAACGCGGAGATCTTCGAGCTGGCCGGCGATGCGGGCGAGGGTTCGACGACCTTCGTGCCGTTCCTCGCTTCCAATCCGGAGGTCGCAGACTTCGTCGCTGCGTACGAGGAGCGCTGGGGCGAAGCCCCCGACGTCTTCGCCGCCGAGGGCTACGCCGGCACCCAGGTGCTGCTGAACGCCATCGCCAACGCCGCGGAGCTGACCCGGGCCGCAGTCCGGGACGCGGTCGCAGCGACGGCCGGGCTACAGACCGTGATCGGCAGCGTCACCTACGGCGGCAGCCAGGACAACACCACGCCGGAGCTCGTCGTCGTGCGGGTCGAAGGCGGCCAGTTCGTCGCGGTGGGCTAG
- a CDS encoding branched-chain amino acid ABC transporter permease has protein sequence MGYWEAVLALALVNGIAAWSLGIAIRAGSLSVGHAALMGFGGYSAALIVRDGGSDAVAILLAIAVAAGAGLLLSLLTLRLDHLFLALATLVFAEISRIIAADQEPLGRAAGLAGIPLLSSIWPVLVVAGIIVVVELALIRRTRSELFVLAYGADPVLVETAGVPAWLVRTGSFTVSAAFAGLSGYFYGRFFGVIQPPDLTFAQSVDFLVFAVVGGVYSGYGPLLGATALTVIPEVWDFPLGGKTTLFGLVLLVVTLVRPDGLIPRRRLPVARMAALATGPRPPRGRRPRLRAHGTAPTTIETTDHSETTEGTSEC, from the coding sequence ATGGGCTACTGGGAAGCAGTCCTCGCTCTCGCCCTCGTGAATGGGATCGCGGCGTGGTCCCTCGGGATCGCCATCCGCGCCGGAAGCCTCTCTGTCGGCCACGCCGCCCTGATGGGCTTCGGCGGCTACTCCGCAGCTCTCATCGTCCGCGACGGCGGCAGCGACGCGGTTGCCATCCTCCTCGCGATCGCCGTGGCGGCGGGTGCCGGCCTGCTCCTGTCGCTGCTGACGTTGCGGCTCGACCACCTCTTCCTCGCCCTCGCTACGCTCGTCTTCGCCGAGATCTCCCGCATCATCGCCGCAGATCAGGAGCCACTCGGACGAGCGGCCGGACTCGCTGGCATTCCACTGCTGAGCAGCATCTGGCCGGTTCTGGTCGTCGCCGGGATCATCGTGGTCGTCGAGTTGGCGCTCATCCGCCGCACGAGGTCCGAACTCTTCGTCCTCGCCTACGGAGCCGACCCGGTACTCGTCGAGACAGCCGGAGTGCCGGCCTGGCTCGTCCGCACGGGTTCCTTTACGGTGTCCGCCGCCTTCGCCGGCCTCTCCGGCTATTTCTACGGTCGGTTCTTCGGCGTCATCCAGCCACCAGACCTCACCTTCGCCCAGTCGGTCGACTTCCTCGTCTTCGCCGTGGTCGGCGGCGTCTACTCCGGCTATGGCCCGCTGCTCGGAGCGACCGCTCTGACCGTCATCCCCGAGGTCTGGGACTTCCCCCTCGGAGGCAAGACGACGCTATTCGGACTGGTCCTGCTCGTCGTCACGCTCGTCAGACCTGACGGCCTCATCCCCCGTCGACGGCTCCCAGTCGCGCGGATGGCAGCACTGGCGACCGGGCCGCGACCACCTCGAGGACGAAGACCCCGACTCAGAGCCCACGGGACAGCCCCAACCACGATCGAAACAACCGACCATTCAGAAACAACCGAAGGGACAAGCGAATGCTGA
- a CDS encoding branched-chain amino acid ABC transporter permease codes for MRQLQAVIDGGMTGSLYALVALAFSLVWATMRTVNLAFLQLIAFAAIIGWASADFGAAPAIIFAVLATAGLTLVTHLVAVQPMLKKARMAPIVASIGAGLLLQGILSDIAGSQLRIMPNLFPTGVFEINGIFIRKTGIAVVAVVLVFVAITLVIFRYTMIGLAFRATSWAPELGSAYGVATPLVQLGSVVAAGLAIGLSGVLTAVLVGSVSPFIGANAGLKGVIAMLVGGAGNMTGAVAGGLLIGILESVAELYVSSAMKTAVSFGLLLVVMIVRPSGLLKER; via the coding sequence ATGAGGCAGTTGCAGGCCGTCATCGACGGCGGAATGACCGGCTCTCTCTACGCTCTGGTCGCGCTCGCCTTCAGCCTCGTGTGGGCGACGATGCGGACGGTCAACCTCGCCTTTCTCCAACTCATCGCCTTCGCAGCGATCATCGGGTGGGCCTCAGCGGACTTCGGCGCCGCGCCGGCGATCATCTTCGCGGTCCTCGCAACAGCCGGGCTGACCCTCGTGACCCACCTCGTCGCCGTTCAGCCGATGCTCAAGAAGGCGCGTATGGCGCCGATCGTCGCGTCGATCGGCGCCGGTCTCCTGCTGCAGGGGATCCTCTCGGACATCGCGGGGAGTCAGCTCCGGATCATGCCCAACCTCTTCCCCACCGGCGTCTTCGAGATCAACGGGATCTTCATCCGAAAGACCGGGATCGCGGTCGTCGCGGTTGTCCTCGTTTTCGTTGCGATCACGCTCGTCATCTTCCGCTACACGATGATCGGTCTCGCGTTCCGAGCCACGTCATGGGCACCGGAACTCGGATCGGCCTACGGCGTTGCGACGCCTCTCGTTCAGCTCGGATCCGTTGTCGCCGCCGGCCTCGCCATCGGCCTCTCCGGCGTCCTCACAGCCGTACTCGTCGGCTCCGTCAGCCCCTTCATCGGAGCCAACGCGGGCCTCAAAGGCGTGATCGCGATGCTCGTCGGCGGCGCCGGAAACATGACCGGAGCCGTCGCCGGAGGACTACTCATCGGCATTCTCGAGTCCGTCGCCGAGCTGTACGTATCCAGCGCCATGAAGACAGCCGTGAGCTTCGGGCTCCTGCTCGTCGTCATGATCGTGCGCCCCAGCGGCCTCCTGAAGGAACGGTAG
- a CDS encoding ABC transporter ATP-binding protein yields the protein MLEVRNLTAGYGAVTAIRGIDLSVAAGEVLVIVGPNGAGKSTLLKSLMGVHRQVEGTAELEGHGLLHMSPHTRHKLGVTWIPEGRGIVPELTVEENLDLARFSGRWARLHRDRSLESFPILRHALRRPAGSLSGGEQQMLALARAWETAPKLLLVDEPSLGLAPVIVDQIIEALGKLRETGAAMLLVEQRAHGVLSIADHAALMNDGRVRDIPMGDVRMAEVSFESYLGVEETPP from the coding sequence GTGCTTGAGGTCCGGAACCTGACGGCGGGGTACGGAGCGGTCACGGCGATACGCGGCATCGACCTCTCGGTCGCAGCGGGCGAGGTACTCGTCATCGTCGGACCCAACGGTGCCGGAAAGTCGACGCTGCTGAAGTCACTGATGGGCGTCCACCGGCAGGTCGAGGGCACCGCTGAGCTCGAAGGTCATGGACTCCTGCACATGAGCCCGCACACCCGCCACAAGCTCGGCGTGACGTGGATCCCCGAAGGACGTGGAATCGTCCCAGAACTCACCGTCGAGGAGAACCTCGACCTTGCCCGATTCAGCGGACGGTGGGCGCGTCTCCACCGGGACCGTTCTCTCGAGAGCTTTCCGATCCTGCGACATGCACTACGCCGTCCGGCCGGATCCCTCAGCGGCGGGGAGCAGCAGATGCTCGCTCTCGCCCGCGCATGGGAAACCGCACCGAAGCTGCTGCTCGTCGACGAGCCATCCCTCGGATTAGCACCGGTCATCGTGGATCAGATCATCGAAGCCCTCGGGAAACTCCGCGAGACCGGGGCCGCGATGCTCCTCGTCGAGCAGCGGGCACATGGTGTTCTGTCGATCGCCGACCACGCAGCGCTGATGAACGACGGCCGGGTACGCGACATACCCATGGGCGACGTTCGAATGGCCGAAGTGTCCTTCGAGTCGTACCTCGGGGTCGAGGAGACACCGCCATGA
- a CDS encoding ATP-binding cassette domain-containing protein, translating to MTGDLSTVLEVRDICVTFGGSRAVDGVSMAVPEGAIVGLIGPNGAGKTTLLKVMAGLVRPDQGSVSLRGVDVTRSGIARRARAGLAMTFQVPRSVANLTVGEQLLIPLASFRRFGSRERREHWQALVQRVVADLDLAALLDRYPTELTLGEIRRFEVARALMREPAILLVDEPASGMSSEDVVTLAGQLRRVAAGGVAVLLIEHNVPFVREVASTLHVLDLGRLIASGSPADVLANDAVKDAYLGVSGA from the coding sequence ATGACCGGCGACCTCAGCACCGTCCTCGAGGTCCGTGACATCTGTGTCACCTTCGGCGGGTCCCGCGCTGTCGATGGCGTGTCGATGGCGGTACCCGAAGGAGCCATCGTGGGCCTCATCGGGCCCAACGGTGCGGGAAAGACCACGCTCCTCAAGGTCATGGCGGGCCTGGTGCGGCCGGACCAGGGAAGTGTCAGCCTGCGCGGGGTCGACGTCACCCGCAGCGGGATCGCGCGGCGGGCGCGGGCCGGCCTGGCAATGACCTTCCAGGTCCCGAGATCCGTCGCGAACCTGACAGTCGGCGAACAACTCCTGATCCCTCTCGCCTCATTCCGACGATTCGGTAGTCGCGAGAGGCGCGAACACTGGCAGGCACTGGTGCAGCGCGTCGTCGCAGACCTCGACCTTGCGGCACTCCTCGATAGGTATCCAACCGAACTGACCCTTGGCGAGATCCGGCGCTTCGAAGTCGCCCGAGCGCTGATGAGGGAACCGGCCATCCTCCTCGTGGACGAGCCCGCGTCGGGAATGAGCTCGGAGGACGTCGTGACCCTCGCCGGGCAGCTCCGACGGGTCGCTGCCGGTGGGGTCGCCGTCCTGCTGATCGAGCACAACGTCCCCTTCGTGCGCGAGGTCGCGTCCACACTGCATGTCCTCGACCTCGGCCGGCTCATCGCCAGCGGATCTCCCGCAGATGTGCTTGCGAACGACGCCGTCAAGGACGCCTACCTGGGGGTCAGCGGTGCTTGA